GCCAGAACATTACCCATGCCTGACGATTTTCTTGCTGAAGCAAAGTCGACGGGAGGAGTGAGCTCAGTGTCATCAGCGGTAATTCCGGTACGGCTAGCACGAACTGCTCACTCAGGGAGAGTGCCGTATCGAGCGAAGTCGTTTCATCGGTCAAGATCATCGCGCGGTCACGGGTGTTACCCCAGACCGTGCGGAAATCGGCTTCCGCCTGCTGAATATCGGCATCGGCATAATTGAGTGCTTGTAGTGAGCCATCAATATTCACGCGTAACACGCCCGGTACGAGCAGCAGCATACTGAGAATCCATACGGTAAACAAGAGCGTGCGCCTCTTGCCGGTGGATGCACTTTGCGCGGGTAAGACGGGAGTGGGTGTCGTTGACGGTGGCGTGATGAGATGCGGGAGAATGACGAGCGAAAAAAGCGTGCCGCATAGAATACCAACCACGGCAAGTAACGCGAGTTGTTGCTGTCCCGGCAATGACGAAAAGAAGAGCACCGCAAATGCGGCCAGTGTTGTGGCGGAACCAAAGAGTACAGGGCGGGAAACAGCGTTGATAACCTGTCTTGGCGGAATATCAGCGTTGTTACGCAGGGCAAAGTAGACGTGCAGCGCGCTGTCAATCGCAATCCCGATCAAGACGGCACCAAATCCGAGCGCGATGGCGGATGGTGTTGGTACCAACAGTGCAAGAGCCGCGACGCCTGCGAGTAGCGCGACGAGTGGCGTCAGGAGTGTGAACAGGGCTTGCTTTTGCCGGATGACGACAAAGAAAATAACCCCCATCGCCAACAGCGAGAGGGTAAAGGTGAACTTTAGGTCATGTTGAATGGCGCTGGCGTTGGCTCTGGTATGGTGGTAGGGGCTGACAACCGTCGCCGAAACCCCGTGCGGCAGAGCGTCAAGAGCACGTTCGAGCGTTGTCAGTACGTCACTACCGCGCTCGGCGTCGGTAATGGCAACATCACTGCTGACAATCAGTAAAAGATGTTGCCCGTCGTGGCTGAGCAGTCTGCCTTCCACTATGTCAGTATTGGGCAACACGTTGAGCGAAGTCATGCTTTTGAGGATGATTTCGTGCAAGCTAAGGGGATCGACACGCACAGTTGATTTCATGCTGTGCGCGGCGGGGCCAAGCAGCGCTTGGTACTGTTGCTGCAGGGTGGCGGCAACCGTGGCTTCGTCCAGAGACGCCCCCCACGCAGACAACGCGGATGAGCGGAGCAGGTTGGGGAGATTATTGCGCACATACGGCAGTAGCGTAGCCGTAAAGAGCGATTCGCCACCTTGCATCGCGACGGTCAAATGGGAAGACGCCAGTGTTTGTGTCACGTGATCGGCGGCCTGAAACAGAAGCTGGCGTTCACTGGCATGCAGTGAAATGAAAATCTTGCGTGCCAACGGTGATTCGGCCAACAGGGCAAAGTTGGTCGCGTCGAGCGCCTCGGAGCGGGGCACCAAAGCCGAAGCATTGGTTTGGGGTTGAATCTGCAGCGCAGCATATCCCGCCATACTCACCCCCAACAGGAAAAGCAACGCAAGGAACCTTTTGCGGTATTCAAAATACGCATAGAGTGCGCCAAAGAATGTCATGCTATTCCACTTCTCTCTGCCGAAAGATACCCTGCTGCAATGCGCTGTTGAGAACGGTGTCATGATACACCACGCGCGTGGAATCGCCATCGGCATCAAGGAGGGTCATCTCGGCGAGTGACCTATTCCCTTCGGCAAAAATCACCGTGATTGATGTGATATTTGATGGATCCGCGCGGCGCGGTGTGAGGTGCAATATTGCGGGGTGTGACTGGCGGATGGCGATGGTGTATTGCTTTTGTATTTGGGCATAGTCGCCACGGAACCATATCAGGAGCTGCTGCGCTACCATCTGCCGCATAGGGTCGGTTTCACTCTGGAAGTTTTCCGGAGGGGTAACGTCATCATTCCATTTCACCCCCTGTTGACCGCAAAGGGCAAATCCCACGGCATGAGGATGGGTCAGTTCCCAGCGGATACAGTCGGGTTGTTGATAGTTGATAGTTCCGGAGGAGCGGACAGTATGCTCAAACAGTGAGAGTTTTTTTTCCTGCGTAAAGGCGCTCGTCAGTGTCGAAATTTCACCAGCGAGCAGGCGTAATTCCTGGAACAGGGGCGGCTCTGTTGCTACCACAGGGGTGGCGACAGATACGACAATCAAAAATATGCGAAAATATTTTCGCAAGTATACTTTTAGCGGAGTGCTCATCGGGGAATCCACAGTTTAAGCGTTCCACTCGCGTAAATCGTTTCCAAATGCGACACTGTGCCGGTTGCCACAATAAAGCCGTCAAACGCGCCGGTGATATCAACCGCAATCCGCAGCGTATCGCCCACCACCGGCAAGGTATAAAT
This Chrysiogenes arsenatis DSM 11915 DNA region includes the following protein-coding sequences:
- a CDS encoding MMPL family transporter, with translation MTFFGALYAYFEYRKRFLALLFLLGVSMAGYAALQIQPQTNASALVPRSEALDATNFALLAESPLARKIFISLHASERQLLFQAADHVTQTLASSHLTVAMQGGESLFTATLLPYVRNNLPNLLRSSALSAWGASLDEATVAATLQQQYQALLGPAAHSMKSTVRVDPLSLHEIILKSMTSLNVLPNTDIVEGRLLSHDGQHLLLIVSSDVAITDAERGSDVLTTLERALDALPHGVSATVVSPYHHTRANASAIQHDLKFTFTLSLLAMGVIFFVVIRQKQALFTLLTPLVALLAGVAALALLVPTPSAIALGFGAVLIGIAIDSALHVYFALRNNADIPPRQVINAVSRPVLFGSATTLAAFAVLFFSSLPGQQQLALLAVVGILCGTLFSLVILPHLITPPSTTPTPVLPAQSASTGKRRTLLFTVWILSMLLLVPGVLRVNIDGSLQALNYADADIQQAEADFRTVWGNTRDRAMILTDETTSLDTALSLSEQFVLAVPELPLMTLSSLLPSTLLQQENRQAWVMFWQGSKGQEILGWLQRHAREVGFSANAFAPFVQTTQALPPVIDVQQSATHELAELAAPFLLPSDGDWRVLTFAPDTAQLRATFIELSETLPQLTFLSQAQLAEQVGEAIQSDFIRFFASALVMIAVMLLLLFRRVSKALYALLPALSGTVCMFGIMGYVGMACNAMNIVAAALVLGLAVDYGIYMVCQVSEGYAFSVSKAVLASGFTTLAGLGALALAEHPALNSIGITVLLGVSSALVVALVFIPRVYQGRTEQ
- a CDS encoding outer membrane lipoprotein carrier protein LolA, giving the protein MIVVSVATPVVATEPPLFQELRLLAGEISTLTSAFTQEKKLSLFEHTVRSSGTINYQQPDCIRWELTHPHAVGFALCGQQGVKWNDDVTPPENFQSETDPMRQMVAQQLLIWFRGDYAQIQKQYTIAIRQSHPAILHLTPRRADPSNITSITVIFAEGNRSLAEMTLLDADGDSTRVVYHDTVLNSALQQGIFRQREVE